Within the Eucalyptus grandis isolate ANBG69807.140 chromosome 1, ASM1654582v1, whole genome shotgun sequence genome, the region CAAATATTTAGGTCTTTAGAAGAAAACAGATCCTAGTCATTGAACACTCAATGGCTGagatttattcttttcttttttttctctctctctctcttttctttagtCTCTAGTCGTTGAACACTCAATGTCACTATTACTACTTCAGTTTAAATTCAGCCGCCACAGAAACTGAGTTGGCAATCGGAAAGATAAGGTAGCAATATGAGAACACATGATGCGTTTTTATTGGTGTTGCTGATCTTgtcatcaccataaaaaaaagggggggaaattgtgacaaaaatgaaaacataagGACAAAAATTCAATGAATAGTCACATAAAGAAACAAGTGGACAGGGGCACTTGGTGGTTGCACGATCAaaccccaccccccaaaaaaaaaaaaaataaaataaaataaaaaaaacaaacacacacacacaaaaacaaGTGGCCCCCGCCCGCTCAACGGCAACCACAACTGTCGAGGTCATCTGTTCGCAGCAACCACTGTGATGATTGTCTTCGTGTCTGTCACAGTGGCTGCATGAGACCGCCATGACAGAGAGAGCCACCATGATGGTGGTTGCGATTTGTCTGTCAAAAAGACCACAGTCAAGGTGCGGCGCCTATCAATGGTGTTTTGGTGAACCCCACCCCCATGACTGTGGTCACAACTGCAGCAACATGTGCACAACATGGAGGGGGCAGATCCAGCACCACCATGCGATGGGAGGTGCAACTGCCACATGGGGGTTGCCCGCATTGCCATTGTATGCAGGTTACagcctgaattttttttattggcatGGCaaggtcagagagagagagagagagagagagagagggtttttaATAAATGCAACAGAGTCCACATAAAACAggtcatctttttctttttctattttaaaacaaagaagcccacgtcaacaatttctaaCAGCGTCAACATGTTAGCAACTCTGTCACTGGACCAGCACAAGGACGGACGCCGTACGGTGGCACACATTAAAAAGTACCGGAgccattttcagaaaaaaaaaaagtggagggATGCTTTTGAATTTCAAGCAAAGGTATAGGGACCAATAGTGCcatttcagcaaaaaaaaaaaaaaaatccttccaGGAATAATaactaacaaataaaaaaattcataaaattttatgcTATAAGACACCTGACACCAATAGCAACCCCTGAAGCTCATCAGACATTTTGAGCAGCACTCCAACCTCCAAGGAATTTTCACAATAATAGCAGCCAATTGTCTTTTACAGCAACAGCTGAACCTCAGAAGGACAACTGCTACAGCAATGATAGCAGAAACTACACCATCCTAGGCCCATCTCCAGTTGGAATTCCAAGATACATCAATATCGAATTAAAGATTTTGATCATGCTTCACATTTCTAGGTTTCTTAGAACATGGAGCAGTTTTACACTGTTTTCTTAAGGGGACAATAGTTGACTTACCTTGGCTCTCATAAAGAAAGATACAAAGTCATCATCTGCAAGATGGCCAATGCACCACTGAATCCATATGACATCGTATCGTCCTACATCAGGTGTGAATTCctaaaacataaacaaatgaATTTCAACATGAAACAAGTACATCACTTAAATACTAATTGTGCAAGTGAAATTATAGCAGTCCTGCGGGACAAAGCAAACATTTCTAGAAGAcattttatgcatgccttcaCAAATCTGCAAGCAAACAGGCACCCCGTGGATCAAATTTAAGGCAACTACTCAATTATCCCAGTTTAAAATCCTTGAAAGGTCTTTAAATTCACGTATATGAAACCTATAACCCAGAtaaatttttatctcttttgaatgaaaaattaaataaattcacgTATATGAAACCTATAACCCAGATAAGTTTTTATCtcttttgaatgaaaaattaaataaaatatttaatatttgtgTAAGAAAAACCAAGGTGGTACCATATCAATGCAAAGTTATAATGTCTGCTATTGTGTTGATGCTAACCCTAGTCTGTAGCTATTTCCTGATAAACAGAATGGCCTTATAATCAGTATAACATTTAatatagtcctaaaattttagAGACATTATTATGGAGTCATACATATTTGTAGTTTACAATGTGAGGACCAATTAGGTACATTTTGGATCTATCCAAATATAACTCACCTGAAGGGGGACACAAAAGAAATTGGTGGTCTTGTTCTCGATTGCTAAACCGCTTTCAGGAACCAAACTTTCACGGGCAGCTTCTAGGAAGTGCGATACAGGCTCAAGGAGATCAACCTTCATCCcaaacgaaaagaaagaaaaaacaatattTAAAGAGCCAACACCTCTCTCAATCAACAAGTTTCATTTTGGCCCAACAAAACATCAAATGTTCTGGCGAACACTAAAAACAAGGCTTCACaatgaatattttaatgaaagcgattttctttttcagcaccCAGAAACCAGTCATTAAAAATCAAGTTATATAGGTGTAGAAATACAGATGACATCAatctaaaagaaaggaaagaacaagatagattttttttttttttggtgaagtatGAGATGGATTTTGCCCTAGATAGGAAACAAAAACTGACATTGATGTGTCAGAATTAGGGTTGAAGTAATGAAACACTAGAAggtcaaagaaaaagacaacaaaCTCAGATGCTGCCATTGCCAGACTCCTTAAACGAACATTACATTCAACCTGACTGCTAAAAACACCAAATGTGAGACATTCCCTGGTATATTGTTCTTCAAGTAGAAGGGAATAACAATGCTGAGCAGTCTTACATGTCATTTTTGTAGCTAGAGCTAAAGCAAGTTTGTTGGCCAGAGCAACAAGGAAAATACAACTATACCTCAGTGAAGAACCTGATCAAAAGATTCTTGGTAACTCTTCCAATGCCAGAACCACAATCTGCAAGAGTTGTCCATATTGGTGAAGAGTTTCTGAAAAGAGAAACTAGCTGACTGGTACTTATGAAGAgtcaaatccataaattaacaaaaactcAAACAAAACATAAGATATCGTAAATATAGACTTATGTCAAAATAAGCATAACGCAACAAATATGTCGCCAATCGACTCTCCATATATGGTAACCAAAGCATTCCAGAAGTTATAGACAACAGACTTATTAGTTGGTCATAGTTAATGTCCAGTGGCTGTGGAATCATGCATTTTACAAAGTTGCATGTGATTGTGTTACAGAAAGGTCATATTGTGCCACAAGATTTGCCGCTAGGATCCACATAATCATACAAAGCCAAAGTGGATTATCTGGAGCTTTAAGAAGAGTTTAAGTGGGAAGAAGAAGGCTTTTTCATCAAAGGGAGGTAGAAATACGCTGTTTAATAGCATGCTTTCTGATCTTCCATTTGACATCCTCTCTTTGTCTCCAATCCCTACTTCAGTGGCAAAAAGACTTGAGAACATACAGAAAAAGTTGCCCTAATCTGACATTTCATCTGTCTAATTGGAATATTTTAAAACAAACAATTTCTAATGGAGGCCTTTTGGTAAAGCTTTGCTAAGGCAGGGTGGGATGTGGATGATGACTTCCATAGCAGAACACTATTAGAGAGGGAAATGGTGGGAAAACCCTGTCGGGGGATGACAGATGGTTTCGAGACACTGTATTCAGATATTTATTTGCTGGTTTTTCTACGCAAGTGAGGAGCAAGATAGTTATGGTGCTGATTATCAGAAGGCTTACAATGGAGAAGTGGCATGGGAATTGGGAAGTTAACTTCTTACAGATGGCTCAAGGTTGGGAGCTCAAAGCTTTCTCAAACTGTTTTGAGCTGTTGTATAGAACAACACTGGACATGGGGGAGAATGATTGTCCACACTGAAATTATTCTAATACTGGAACTTCTTCGGTCAAAACCTACTACTCTAATCTCATCTCTGATCAGATGCAAGTGCAAATGAACATGATCTTCCTTTAGGAATCTATTTGCAAAGTCAAGATTCCTCGAgagtttcctttttctcctgGGAAACGGGGGAATATATTCCCACTTTGGAcaatcttataaaaaaaaaaaaaaaaaataaaaaataaaggaacaaCACTGGTAAATAGATGATCTTTGTGCAAGAAAGTGTGATTCTAATAATTGCTATATTGCAACTGGACAAGACATAGTTGAACTATTTTTAGAAGTGAAGTGGATCACTTCAATCACTGTGCAACATTGACTTTGGGCTTTTAGAGGGGCCATGAATTCGTGTTTTGCACAGAACAGAGTTACCAAGACGATTCCTCTCCTAGTCTTCTGGCTCATTTGggaataaaggaaaaaggaaacaagagGTGAGTTAAATTTCTAGGGATAATTATTAACACATTATCCACCTTTGGTATAGTgtgaaaattcaatttcataaatctagATGATTGAAGATGTTAAAAACGATATTTCGAGCATGCTTTTGTATAAGAGTGGTTTTCCTTCTAAAGATGATACATACAGGGGTATTCTGTTTatcattaaaaatgaaaaagtataAGTTACACCCCAATAGACCCTATTTTCAATGCAATCATATCCAGCAATAACCAATGAGGGCGTCTTTCTGCCGAGAAAAGTGAACATTGCACATTGTGGCAAATTACATTGGGGCTAACTGCAGCTAATCACACAGTTCATTCTTGGCCTAATTTACAACAGTGTCACCATATGCTACGTAATCTGTTACAGGCAATTAGTATAATGGATTTTAGTATGGTATTACGGTGAGAAAGTACAAAGGAGGGAGCCTGGATTGGCAAATTAAAGAAGAATATCTTACAAAGCATGCACTTCAGATCCTCTTACAAGACTATAAAGTTAGCAAACTCTTTAGCTTAGTTTCATTTCTGGTGGGAACTACTTTTGCCATTCAAAATTCCCTAATCAACACAGTAAAAAAGCCACTGAATCAGGAGATCTCAGTTTACATCTGGATACTGATATCGATCATCCTATTTAAATCAGAGATATTTCCATATGTCAGGGGAATAATTTCTGCTATTGAGTCACTAAATCCCTCCATCTGGAGCCCGCCTCAAAAGCAAACAATCATCAAGGCGCGATCATGTTGTAGCCGAACTCATAATTATCACTCCCATCAATGTCACAGTCAAATTAGTCTTATTCACACACAGAAAATACAAACAAGCACAAAACCAGAAGCCCACGcctgcacacacacacacacacacacacaagagAACACCAACCTAGGGCAACAAGACTACGGCCTCTTCCACCATCCGGGAAACGTTCAGCCAAAAGCATTTTGAGAAAAGCTTCACTGCCCTTTATGTCAGCGTCATTGACGTGTGCATATCCTCCCAACACTCCATCTGCAGTTGCCTCCACACCCTTCTCTTGAGGCACAAGAAAGACCCCCATAATCATCATACAGCAAAAACTCCATGGAATTACAGACTTTGTGTGTGTGATCACACAGAAGGAGCAATCTCGACTAGGCAAAGATAGAACCAAAACAGAGCTAACGGGgacagaagaaagagaaagggagtGATGGGTAAGTCACATACTTCCCAATAGCCAACGCCTTGGCGGTACCACTCCTTCCTCTTGTGGACATCCCCTTCCTTGCCGATTTCTTCCCCCCACATCTCTTCCGCGTTCTTGAACTCCCGCCCCTCGGAGTCGAACCCGCTGGCCTCCATTATCGCGCTCGCTCTCGGCTTCTCTGTCGAAGCAGCGGCGGGCCTGCTCGCGGTGCTCCGCAGAGGAGAGGAACGAAATAGGGGTTTTGCGGAGAGTTCGAACCGCGGTGGCGGAGGAGAGATGGGGAGGCCGCGAGCGTAACTGGGTACGACCCGAATCAACACCTGCGCCTCCATGGGGGCCATTCCCAACCCCTATCtagttttaatttcttttcccaATACGGCAAAAAAGAATTGCGTCCGTGAATGGTTACACTAATCTTAAAATGAtgcatttatcataaatttttctcaattgatagttaacaaaaaaatttattttttaataaatttattacggATATATCACTTTAAAGTTTTttaatagtcaaaaaattaatttgatgtaaatttgttatatgtgtaCTAATTCGAAAGTTTTTGTAGTATTAGTCCTAATTAAAATTTGGAGTGTGTCTATCATGCCACATGAATAGTTACTAATGTTAGGCCAAATCTTATAATTAAGAGAGCCATTAAAGTTATGAAAGTGTCAACAAGAAACTCGGCTTTGTCATTGGCCATGGAATACAGTCAATTATGGGTTGGGCCTTGCATAAACTCTCTAACACCACTCCTACGGTTCAATTGCAGCATTCATATTGCATCCCTCGTGCTTCTCCCGGTATTATGGAAATCAATTCCATGCCTTTGTGGAATGAGGAAAAGTTGGATGCACGACATATTCCCACGAAATTTTTGTAATGCTCTCATGGCAGGCTATTTTATGGCTTCTTTGTATTCCCCCTTGCTATCACTGCATTACCTTTTGTTTTACATGAATGGTCACTGCTCCCTCGACAGAATGCGTTTCTCACCATTACTTCCTCGCATACCACACCACGGTTGCTTCTCTTTAAGTTTATGTAAATGTCTTATCCTTGCTCATCAAGAATACATCTTTTGTCTTTTGGACGGCTCAAAACCAAAGAAAGGTTTTGACCTCTATGAAACATTTCACGTACAACTTAGGAACATACTCTGATACTTTCTCATGCGAGCCATTGGCCTTGTCCAAAGGACCCTGCGACATAGACTATCCTAGGTTAAAAAGTAGTGTACATCAGCCAACTTAAGCACGCAATGCCCCGATAATAAGGCTCACACACATTTCAAAAGATCGCTTGTAAGAACTGAAGAATGAATACCGGCAGTAAAAGATTGTTCTACTCAATCGTATTAATCAATGGTAGAAATAATACACATCAAGAGACTATTGGTGTTGTGGCCAATAATATCATGTAGAGGGAAGTGAATAAGTGATTtcaaaaacttaataaaatattgcGGAATTAAAAAAGTTAGGTTTCATATAAGCATGATATCAAATATGAGCAGTGTGTTGATATATGCGGAAACACGTTATATCAATTAGTGCAGTACGCTTCTAGATGGGGTCAATAGGTAATTTGAAGTCACTTAACAAAATACTGTGGAAATGAAAGCATCAAGGTTAATATGAGCATGACCAAGTTAAATGGAATGTTGAAATAAACACAAGCCACTTATATCAAATAGTGCAATTGTAGTGCTTCTATCAGGAAGTAAATAAATATGAGTAGGGAGAGATAGAAAACAATGCCCTCAAAGCTTATAGTGATTTGATTTGGTGTAAGCCTATGCTTACTTGCCCAAACTATTAGCTTACTGGTTAGAATTCACTAAAAATCTTCTTGACATTACAATAGAATTTGTCATTATATTCAAGCACTTCTCCTCAAAGTTGGTGATGTTTGTACCTATGAAGTATCGACACTTCTGAGAGTCTCGTATCATGTATGATACTTTAACATGTGTCCGACACTCTTAGACACTCTCGAACACTCGGTTAATATGTGTCAGAAAATTCAACATTTGGTCAATCCCGACATTCTCCAAGGCTTAAGTTGGAATTCCAACATGCAAGTTTTCAAAATGTGATTCCGACATGCGAGATCAatgttaaaaattttcaataaataaagggtcaaaatgtatatatgtgaacaaataaaaataaaaataataaaaataataaattgggaaagaagaaaacatagttttcttttctattctacATCTCACTTCACATGATACATAATTCacactcaagttttttttttctcttatctttcAATAGGTCTAACACGTAAGTCCAAAAtgtgaattgcttgttttttcttcaaatttatgaattattggaatggagttgaatttgtcaaattgaataATGAATGATCTTAAATAAATggtagattaatgtttttagtgtaaatttattctaGGCTTTAgtattgtttatttatttgtgaatttgaattaaattaatttggttgaattaatcataaaaatgataatttattatgtatatataaatatacatttaatatataatgtgtcccAACATGctagaattttctattttttagaaacgaTGTGTTAGCGTGTCATGTTGTATAGTGTCATGCTGTGTATTAGTATCATTGCTACTTAGGTTTGTACCAAATCTGATAGATCTCACTATCTCATACTTAAGCACAAATTATAATGCTACCAACACTTCTCGAAAGAATACAATTTGTATACTCacagaagaaaaagtaaagagtATAAAGCTGTCTATAGTTTTGGATTTTAAATGCTTGATCAATCTTCTTTCTTTGATTGCATGATCTCCTTTTATGCTCCTTGGCATCCAAACTTCCTATTCAATTTCCAAGCTAGCCATTGGACAATTATTAAGAAGATCGAGGTAAATGTTAAAGTTAATCAATTAGAATTTGTGTAGATTTGGTCACCTATCCAatcaaatcttgattttctgAAGTCAAGTGATGTATCTTGCCTTTGGCATGATTTGTCAATCAATATATCTCATGTAATTGAATATGTCACATAGATAATATTTGAGATTGATGGTCAACCaaaatcttctaaattaggaaTTCATATCATGTCACAAGCTACCAAGGGATGAGataaaaatatctcaaaataaTAATCTTTGAGTTTGTGACAAAGTTGCTTATATCATCAATCACTAGTTATATTCAGTTTTCTAGTTATCTGATGATATGAGACTTTCACTAAGCCTTTGCTTAAATTAAGGTTCCTCAGGCTTTTGCTAATATCATATTCTTGTCACATCAGACTTTCTAGCTATATCCAActgtttttctttaaatattttgagtATGATGGTGTTGTAAATGTTGTAGACTATTCACCTTGGTAACTCCAAGTCTTTATGAACTCTTCATTCTTCTATACTTGTTCACATGATTCGTAGCTACTTGTAATCTTTTCACTCGTCATATCAAAATTCCTTTTAACGTGGATATTACTTGAAACACAAACATCTTGTGCATTTATCAAGATTGCTATGAACCATGaatagttttgtcaatttcataaTATAGTAGGAGGTTTTTCTCAacaatttctccatttttaatCATGACAAAACCTTCGCTGTAGATAATAGAATAAGCATTTCAGGGACAAATATAAtgagagtgccataactttcatatGACGCGTACTTGAGTGATGTAACTTCTTTTTGCTCACTTAAGTACCACATCAGAGTTAAAATTGACCATTTGAGTGCTATTTTTGGCAAATCGTCCTACATGagttttttgcaatttttttcaaattgattttttaaaatttttttagttatctaatttttttttcctaagctGATCACAAAGGCCTTGCCCTCACCGATAGGGCCACAAAGGCCCCAGGTGAGGCCATCACTAGCTACGAGCAAGGGCATGATGGCTCTCACAAAATCTAGGCAAGGCCGTCTTGGCCATAGCCAATGGCAGATTTTTCGATGAGGCAAATTGTTGATGGTacttaaatgattgatttttcaacttTGTGGTACtttaatgaacaaaaaattacaaaaattgtccacgtcagcgtcAATTGTGCCACTTAGAATAATTGGTGTTTGCATCGGATTTTTTAGGGAGGGGGAATTGCCaatggcacttaaataattgatttttcaaatatgtgacacttaaatgagtgagaaaaatgttataacactcaaatgaaaattatacGAAAGTTATGAGATTCTTGCTATACTTGTCATAAGTAATTCGAGAAGATTTATAAAGGGATTGCCTAcaagtttaaaaaatttaaaactgagTATAAGAAAGCAAGTTGATATCGACATAACTTGGATATCATCAGTAAGCACCTCACTATTTCTataacaaaactaaaaaaaaaaattgcagctaAGTATAAGTGGTTTCTCATAAACTTTGGATGTATAAACACTAGTATAGCTCATAGGACATATAGTGAATTAAACAAAATGTTACTACACTTCAGTATTTCTTGCAAGATAATTGGAAAAAGCTCTCCAACCATGATGGTAGGCTTTAGGGGTGAACGCAGctcccgggtagaaccgggaaccggagaaccgcACCGATGGGTCCAgtttggttcccggttccaaggagAGAGGTTTCagttcctgattttttttttttttttttggttttcctttttggaaCCAATGGTTCCTAGTTCGTCACCGGCCGTGATCTAATTACATGTATTTTGTCATCATCCTTATCCAAAGGGTCGTAATTCACATAAAAGTTTTAGAAAGTTTGTCATCAACGGGTGAGATTTTCTCTCACATAATTCAATTGCCACTGTGTCTCTCTGAAGATTAGATTTTCGGAATATTGCAGATAATTCCTTTCTTTTAGAAATGATCGAGTTCCTTTCTTTTAGAAATGATCGAGTCCAAGGACCTTCACTTAAAGGGCAAAACCTACACAACTTCAAGCCATTTCCTACCTTTTTCCCCCGGTCCTTCGGAATATATTTTTGTATGAGGCTAAGGTTTGAGAGCACGAGATTGGACCAAATATCCAAAAGGGAATTTGTCATTTCTGGTCTGCCTCATCTATTACTTTATGACAGACA harbors:
- the LOC104441224 gene encoding alpha N-terminal protein methyltransferase 1 isoform X2, whose translation is MAPMEAQVLIRVVPSYARGLPISPPPPRFELSAKPLFRSSPLRSTASRPAAASTEKPRASAIMEASGFDSEGREFKNAEEMWGEEIGKEGDVHKRKEWYRQGVGYWEGVEATADGVLGGYAHVNDADIKGSEAFLKMLLAERFPDGGRGRSLVALDCGSGIGRVTKNLLIRFFTEVDLLEPVSHFLEAARESLVPESGLAIENKTTNFFCVPLQEFTPDVGRYDVIWIQWCIGHLADDDFVSFFMRAKAGLKPGGLFVLKENIARSGFVLDKEDRSITRSNTYFKELFHRCGLHIFKSK
- the LOC104441224 gene encoding alpha N-terminal protein methyltransferase 1 isoform X1, translated to MAPMEAQVLIRVVPSYARGLPISPPPPRFELSAKPLFRSSPLRSTASRPAAASTEKPRASAIMEASGFDSEGREFKNAEEMWGEEIGKEGDVHKRKEWYRQGVGYWEGVEATADGVLGGYAHVNDADIKGSEAFLKMLLAERFPDGGRGRSLVALDCGSGIGRVTKNLLIRFFTEVDLLEPVSHFLEAARESLVPESGLAIENKTTNFFCVPLQEFTPDVGRYDVIWIQWCIGHLADDDFVSFFMRAKAGLKPGGLFVLKENIARSGFVLDKEDRSITRSNTYFKELFHRCGLHIFKSKDQRGLPEELFAVKMYALTPDAPKRVHNTRAKAQPNRPGIIK